In Argopecten irradians isolate NY chromosome 11, Ai_NY, whole genome shotgun sequence, one DNA window encodes the following:
- the LOC138335513 gene encoding uncharacterized protein has product MDTLNLCFYIINQDRRMYKSSVRPGNCTSVHAFLTAKPPKPPCWLDLKVQHQRASSDEGGSKSSPVSQQQQINLLPRSSKPGKRMRAKIHRTRSQYCIESEDLPDDVDMTMNLSETNPKDIGLRKQLYDDSVYMQETTRKCQNWLDSLEACGPPETVVTTSGFDALSEGCDSQVDVEVPDDTVWYDDDPDVVRQKYNSSTSSSDDERTTIQTKHIPRSLQSTISPDKSSSLKGSSKKYHYRGVLSGDSLL; this is encoded by the coding sequence ATGGATACATTAAATTTGTGTTTCTATATTATAAACCAGGATCGTAGAATGTACAAAAGCTCTGTACGACCGGGCAACTGTACTTCCGTACACGCGTTCCTGACAGCTAAACCGCCAAAACCACCGTGCTGGCTTGATCTCAAAGTTCAACACCAGAGGGCGTCTTCGGACGAAGGTGGGTCAAAAAGTTCACCTGTGTCACAGCAACAGCAAATCAACCTCCTTCCTCGGTCTTCCAAACCAGGGAAGCGCATGCGTGCTAAAATACATCGGACACGAAGTCAGTATTGTATAGAATCCGAGGATCTTCCGGACGACGTTGATATGACAATGAACCTTTCGGAAACCAATCCCAAGGATATAGGTCTCCGAAAACAATTGTATGATGATAGTGTTTACATGCAAGAGACAACAAGAAAATGTCAAAACTGGCTTGACAGTCTTGAGGCGTGTGGCCCACCGGAAACTGTGGTAACTACTTCCGGGTTTGACGCTCTTTCGGAAGGTTGTGATAGTCAAGTCGACGTGGAGGTTCCGGATGATACTGTGTGGTATGACGATGACCCGGATGTAGTTCGACAAAAATACAACAGTAGTACATCTAGCTCTGATGATGAGCGGACAACTATACAAACTAAACATATTCCAAGATCTCTCCAGTCTACTATAAGTCCAGATAAGTCTTCGAGTTTGAAAGGCTCGAGTAAAAAATACCATTATCGTGGTGTTCTATCGGGGGATTCGCTACTGTga